One part of the Glycine soja cultivar W05 chromosome 11, ASM419377v2, whole genome shotgun sequence genome encodes these proteins:
- the LOC114375911 gene encoding DNA mismatch repair protein MSH4 isoform X2, with translation MEDDGGESSSFVVGIIENRAKEVGLAAFDLRSASLHLSQYIETSSSYQNTKTLLHFYDPIVIIIPPNKLASNSTAGVTELVDRFYGSVKQVMLARGCFDDTKGAILIKNLAAKEPSALGLDTYYKQYYLCLAAAAATLKWTEAEKGVVVTNHSLSVTFNGSFDHMNIDSTSIQNLEIIEPFHSTLLGTSNKKRSLFHMLKTTKTIGGSRLLRANLLQPLKDIETINARLDCLDELMSNEQLFFGLCQILRKFPKETDRVLCHFCFKAKKVTAEALAVDRAKKSQVLVSSVILLKTALDALPLLSKVLKDVKSSLLSNIYKSVCENEKYDLIRKRIGEVIDEDVLHARVPFVACTQQCFAVKAGIDGLLDISRRAFCETSEAIHNLANNYREDFKLPNLKLTYKNRQGFHFVIPQKNIQGKLPSKFIQVVKHGNNIRCSSLELASLNARNKSAAAECYTRTEVCLEELMDDIRENVSVLTLLAEVLCLLDMIVNSFAHMISTKPVDRYTRPEFTENGPLAIDSGRHPILESIHNDFVANNIFLTEASNMAIVMGPNMSGKSTYLQQVCLIVILAQVGCYVPARFSTVRVVDRMFTRMGAVDNLESNSSTNVSQRSLIVMDELGRATSSSDGFAIAWSCCEHLLSLKTYTVFATHMENISELVTMYPNVKILHFDVELKNNHLDFKFQLKEGSKRIPHYGLLLAEVAGLPSSVVETARMITSRISEKEVKRMEVNCLQHHSIQKAYHVAQRLLCLKYCNQDEDTIRQALRNLKESCIKEKLLS, from the exons ATGGAAGACGACGGTGGAGAGAGTTCGAGCTTCGTGGTCGGTATCATCGAAAACAGAGCCAAAGAG GTTGGATTAGCTGCTTTTGATTTGAGGTCAGCTTCACTGCATCTTTCTCAATATATTGAAACTAGCAGCTCATATCAAAACACAAAGACGCTACTGCATTTCTACGATCCCATTGTGATCATTATTCCTCCAAACAAGTTAGCATCCAATTCCACGGCTGGAGTTACAGAATTGGTTGATAGATTTTATGGTTCAGTGAAGCAG GTAATGCTGGCCCGGGGTTGTTTTGATGACACAAAG GGTGCTATCTTAATAAAAAACCTTGCTGCCAAGGAACCTTCAGCACTTGGTTTGGACACTTACTATAAGCAGTATTATCTCTGCCTGGCTGCTGCTGCTGCCACTTTAAAGTG GACGGAAGCAGAAAAAGGGGTTGTTGTTACCAATCACTCATTGTCG GTCACCTTCAATGGATCATTTGATCACATGAATATTGATTCAACAAG CATCCAAAATTTGGAAATTATTGAGCCATTTCATTCTACCCTACTTGGAACAAGCAACAAAAAGAGAAGTTTGTTTCACATGCTCAAGACAACAAAAACTATTGGAGG GAGTAGACTACTCCGTGCCAATCTGTTGCAGCCTCTAAAGGACATTGAGACAATCAATGCTCGTCTTGATTGCCTA GATGAATTGATGAGCAACGAACAACTATTTTTTGGCCTCTGTCAGATTTTGCGTAAATTTCCGAAAGAGACTG ATAGAGTATTATGTCACTTCTGCTTTAAGGCAAAGAAAGTTACAGCTGAGGCCTTGGCAGTTGATCGAGCTAAAAAGAGTCAAGTGCTAGTTTCTAGTGTAATCCTCCTTAAGACTGCCTTGGATGCCCTTCCTTTACTATCTAAG GTTCTTAAGGACGTGAAAAGTTCCCTTCTTTCAAATATCTACAAGTCAGTTTGTGAAAATGAGAAATATGATCTTATTAGGAAAAG GATAGGGGAGGTTATTGATGAAGATGTACTTCATGCACGCGTTCCTTTTGTTGCCTGCACTCAACAATGCTTTGCTGTTAAGGCTGGAATTGATGGCCTCTTGGATATTTCACGAAGAGCATTTTGTGAAACCAGTGAAG CCATCCACAATCTTGCAAACAATTATCGAGAGGATTTTAAGTTGCCCAATTTAAAGCTTACCTATAAAAACAGGCAGGGATTCCACTTTGTTATACCACAGAAGAATATTCAAGGAAAGCTTCCAAGCAAGTTCATTCAG GTTGTAAAACATGGGAACAACATTCGTTGCTCAAGTTTAGAACTAGCATCT TTGAACGCTAGGAATAAATCTGCAGCCGCAGAATGCTATACAAGAACAGAGGTTTGTCTGGAAG aacTTATGGATGACATTCGTGAGAATGTCTCTGTGTTGACACTGCTTGCTGAGGTCTTGTGTTTGCTGGATAtgattgtaaattcatttgctCATATGATATCAACTAAGCCTGTTGATCGATATACAAGACCAGAATTTACAG agAATGGGCCGTTGGCAATTGATTCTGGTAGACACCCAATCCTGGAGAGCATACACAATGACTTCGTT gccaataatatatttcTGACTGAAGCCTCGAATATGGCGATTGTGATGGGCCCCAATAT GAGTGGAAAGAGTACTTACCTTCAACAAGTGTGTCTCATAGTTATTCTTGCTCAAGTTGGGTGTTATGTTCCTGCTCGTTTCTCAACTGTGAGGGTAGTTGATCGTATGTTTACAAGGATGGGTGCAGTTGATAATCTTGAATCCAACTCTAGCACG AATGTTTCACAAAG GAGTCTGATTGTTATGGATGAACTTGGGAGGGCTACTTCATCATCTGATGGATTTGCAATTGCGTGGAGTTGCTGCGAGCATCTTTTGTCACTTAAAAC GTATACCGTATTTGCCACTCATATGGAGAACATATCGGAATTAGTAACAATGTATCCCAACGTGAAAATTCTTCACTTTGATGTCGAGTTAAAAAACAACCACTTGGACTTCAAG TTTCAACTTAAGGAAGGATCGAAACGCATCCCCCATTATGGCCTTCTCTTAGCAGAAGTGGCAGGATTACCAAGTTCGGTTGTTGAGACAGCCAGAATGATCACATCTAGGATTTCAGAAAAG GAAGTTAAGAGGATGGAAGTCAACTGTTTACAGCATCATTCAATACAAAAGGCATATCATGTTGCACAGCGCTTGCTATGCCTGAAATACTGCAATCAAGATGAGGATACGATTCGGCAAGCTTTGCGTAATCTTAAGGAAAGCTGCATCAAGGAAAAGCTTTTAAGTTGA
- the LOC114375911 gene encoding DNA mismatch repair protein MSH4 isoform X3: MEDDGGESSSFVVGIIENRAKEVGLAAFDLRSASLHLSQYIETSSSYQNTKTLLHFYDPIVIIIPPNKLASNSTAGVTELVDRFYGSVKQVMLARGCFDDTKGAILIKNLAAKEPSALGLDTYYKQYYLCLAAAAATLKWTEAEKGVVVTNHSLSVTFNGSFDHMNIDSTRSRLLRANLLQPLKDIETINARLDCLDELMSNEQLFFGLCQILRKFPKETDRVLCHFCFKAKKVTAEALAVDRAKKSQVLVSSVILLKTALDALPLLSKVLKDVKSSLLSNIYKSVCENEKYDLIRKRIGEVIDEDVLHARVPFVACTQQCFAVKAGIDGLLDISRRAFCETSEAIHNLANNYREDFKLPNLKLTYKNRQGFHFVIPQKNIQGKLPSKFIQVVKHGNNIRCSSLELASLNARNKSAAAECYTRTEVCLEELMDDIRENVSVLTLLAEVLCLLDMIVNSFAHMISTKPVDRYTRPEFTENGPLAIDSGRHPILESIHNDFVANNIFLTEASNMAIVMGPNMSGKSTYLQQVCLIVILAQVGCYVPARFSTVRVVDRMFTRMGAVDNLESNSSTFMTEMKETAFIMQNVSQRSLIVMDELGRATSSSDGFAIAWSCCEHLLSLKTYTVFATHMENISELVTMYPNVKILHFDVELKNNHLDFKFQLKEGSKRIPHYGLLLAEVAGLPSSVVETARMITSRISEKEVKRMEVNCLQHHSIQKAYHVAQRLLCLKYCNQDEDTIRQALRNLKESCIKEKLLS; this comes from the exons ATGGAAGACGACGGTGGAGAGAGTTCGAGCTTCGTGGTCGGTATCATCGAAAACAGAGCCAAAGAG GTTGGATTAGCTGCTTTTGATTTGAGGTCAGCTTCACTGCATCTTTCTCAATATATTGAAACTAGCAGCTCATATCAAAACACAAAGACGCTACTGCATTTCTACGATCCCATTGTGATCATTATTCCTCCAAACAAGTTAGCATCCAATTCCACGGCTGGAGTTACAGAATTGGTTGATAGATTTTATGGTTCAGTGAAGCAG GTAATGCTGGCCCGGGGTTGTTTTGATGACACAAAG GGTGCTATCTTAATAAAAAACCTTGCTGCCAAGGAACCTTCAGCACTTGGTTTGGACACTTACTATAAGCAGTATTATCTCTGCCTGGCTGCTGCTGCTGCCACTTTAAAGTG GACGGAAGCAGAAAAAGGGGTTGTTGTTACCAATCACTCATTGTCG GTCACCTTCAATGGATCATTTGATCACATGAATATTGATTCAACAAG GAGTAGACTACTCCGTGCCAATCTGTTGCAGCCTCTAAAGGACATTGAGACAATCAATGCTCGTCTTGATTGCCTA GATGAATTGATGAGCAACGAACAACTATTTTTTGGCCTCTGTCAGATTTTGCGTAAATTTCCGAAAGAGACTG ATAGAGTATTATGTCACTTCTGCTTTAAGGCAAAGAAAGTTACAGCTGAGGCCTTGGCAGTTGATCGAGCTAAAAAGAGTCAAGTGCTAGTTTCTAGTGTAATCCTCCTTAAGACTGCCTTGGATGCCCTTCCTTTACTATCTAAG GTTCTTAAGGACGTGAAAAGTTCCCTTCTTTCAAATATCTACAAGTCAGTTTGTGAAAATGAGAAATATGATCTTATTAGGAAAAG GATAGGGGAGGTTATTGATGAAGATGTACTTCATGCACGCGTTCCTTTTGTTGCCTGCACTCAACAATGCTTTGCTGTTAAGGCTGGAATTGATGGCCTCTTGGATATTTCACGAAGAGCATTTTGTGAAACCAGTGAAG CCATCCACAATCTTGCAAACAATTATCGAGAGGATTTTAAGTTGCCCAATTTAAAGCTTACCTATAAAAACAGGCAGGGATTCCACTTTGTTATACCACAGAAGAATATTCAAGGAAAGCTTCCAAGCAAGTTCATTCAG GTTGTAAAACATGGGAACAACATTCGTTGCTCAAGTTTAGAACTAGCATCT TTGAACGCTAGGAATAAATCTGCAGCCGCAGAATGCTATACAAGAACAGAGGTTTGTCTGGAAG aacTTATGGATGACATTCGTGAGAATGTCTCTGTGTTGACACTGCTTGCTGAGGTCTTGTGTTTGCTGGATAtgattgtaaattcatttgctCATATGATATCAACTAAGCCTGTTGATCGATATACAAGACCAGAATTTACAG agAATGGGCCGTTGGCAATTGATTCTGGTAGACACCCAATCCTGGAGAGCATACACAATGACTTCGTT gccaataatatatttcTGACTGAAGCCTCGAATATGGCGATTGTGATGGGCCCCAATAT GAGTGGAAAGAGTACTTACCTTCAACAAGTGTGTCTCATAGTTATTCTTGCTCAAGTTGGGTGTTATGTTCCTGCTCGTTTCTCAACTGTGAGGGTAGTTGATCGTATGTTTACAAGGATGGGTGCAGTTGATAATCTTGAATCCAACTCTAGCACG TTCATGACGGAGATGAAAGAAACAGCTTTTATCATGCAGAATGTTTCACAAAG GAGTCTGATTGTTATGGATGAACTTGGGAGGGCTACTTCATCATCTGATGGATTTGCAATTGCGTGGAGTTGCTGCGAGCATCTTTTGTCACTTAAAAC GTATACCGTATTTGCCACTCATATGGAGAACATATCGGAATTAGTAACAATGTATCCCAACGTGAAAATTCTTCACTTTGATGTCGAGTTAAAAAACAACCACTTGGACTTCAAG TTTCAACTTAAGGAAGGATCGAAACGCATCCCCCATTATGGCCTTCTCTTAGCAGAAGTGGCAGGATTACCAAGTTCGGTTGTTGAGACAGCCAGAATGATCACATCTAGGATTTCAGAAAAG GAAGTTAAGAGGATGGAAGTCAACTGTTTACAGCATCATTCAATACAAAAGGCATATCATGTTGCACAGCGCTTGCTATGCCTGAAATACTGCAATCAAGATGAGGATACGATTCGGCAAGCTTTGCGTAATCTTAAGGAAAGCTGCATCAAGGAAAAGCTTTTAAGTTGA
- the LOC114375911 gene encoding DNA mismatch repair protein MSH4 isoform X1, with amino-acid sequence MEDDGGESSSFVVGIIENRAKEVGLAAFDLRSASLHLSQYIETSSSYQNTKTLLHFYDPIVIIIPPNKLASNSTAGVTELVDRFYGSVKQVMLARGCFDDTKGAILIKNLAAKEPSALGLDTYYKQYYLCLAAAAATLKWTEAEKGVVVTNHSLSVTFNGSFDHMNIDSTSIQNLEIIEPFHSTLLGTSNKKRSLFHMLKTTKTIGGSRLLRANLLQPLKDIETINARLDCLDELMSNEQLFFGLCQILRKFPKETDRVLCHFCFKAKKVTAEALAVDRAKKSQVLVSSVILLKTALDALPLLSKVLKDVKSSLLSNIYKSVCENEKYDLIRKRIGEVIDEDVLHARVPFVACTQQCFAVKAGIDGLLDISRRAFCETSEAIHNLANNYREDFKLPNLKLTYKNRQGFHFVIPQKNIQGKLPSKFIQVVKHGNNIRCSSLELASLNARNKSAAAECYTRTEVCLEELMDDIRENVSVLTLLAEVLCLLDMIVNSFAHMISTKPVDRYTRPEFTENGPLAIDSGRHPILESIHNDFVANNIFLTEASNMAIVMGPNMSGKSTYLQQVCLIVILAQVGCYVPARFSTVRVVDRMFTRMGAVDNLESNSSTFMTEMKETAFIMQNVSQRSLIVMDELGRATSSSDGFAIAWSCCEHLLSLKTYTVFATHMENISELVTMYPNVKILHFDVELKNNHLDFKFQLKEGSKRIPHYGLLLAEVAGLPSSVVETARMITSRISEKEVKRMEVNCLQHHSIQKAYHVAQRLLCLKYCNQDEDTIRQALRNLKESCIKEKLLS; translated from the exons ATGGAAGACGACGGTGGAGAGAGTTCGAGCTTCGTGGTCGGTATCATCGAAAACAGAGCCAAAGAG GTTGGATTAGCTGCTTTTGATTTGAGGTCAGCTTCACTGCATCTTTCTCAATATATTGAAACTAGCAGCTCATATCAAAACACAAAGACGCTACTGCATTTCTACGATCCCATTGTGATCATTATTCCTCCAAACAAGTTAGCATCCAATTCCACGGCTGGAGTTACAGAATTGGTTGATAGATTTTATGGTTCAGTGAAGCAG GTAATGCTGGCCCGGGGTTGTTTTGATGACACAAAG GGTGCTATCTTAATAAAAAACCTTGCTGCCAAGGAACCTTCAGCACTTGGTTTGGACACTTACTATAAGCAGTATTATCTCTGCCTGGCTGCTGCTGCTGCCACTTTAAAGTG GACGGAAGCAGAAAAAGGGGTTGTTGTTACCAATCACTCATTGTCG GTCACCTTCAATGGATCATTTGATCACATGAATATTGATTCAACAAG CATCCAAAATTTGGAAATTATTGAGCCATTTCATTCTACCCTACTTGGAACAAGCAACAAAAAGAGAAGTTTGTTTCACATGCTCAAGACAACAAAAACTATTGGAGG GAGTAGACTACTCCGTGCCAATCTGTTGCAGCCTCTAAAGGACATTGAGACAATCAATGCTCGTCTTGATTGCCTA GATGAATTGATGAGCAACGAACAACTATTTTTTGGCCTCTGTCAGATTTTGCGTAAATTTCCGAAAGAGACTG ATAGAGTATTATGTCACTTCTGCTTTAAGGCAAAGAAAGTTACAGCTGAGGCCTTGGCAGTTGATCGAGCTAAAAAGAGTCAAGTGCTAGTTTCTAGTGTAATCCTCCTTAAGACTGCCTTGGATGCCCTTCCTTTACTATCTAAG GTTCTTAAGGACGTGAAAAGTTCCCTTCTTTCAAATATCTACAAGTCAGTTTGTGAAAATGAGAAATATGATCTTATTAGGAAAAG GATAGGGGAGGTTATTGATGAAGATGTACTTCATGCACGCGTTCCTTTTGTTGCCTGCACTCAACAATGCTTTGCTGTTAAGGCTGGAATTGATGGCCTCTTGGATATTTCACGAAGAGCATTTTGTGAAACCAGTGAAG CCATCCACAATCTTGCAAACAATTATCGAGAGGATTTTAAGTTGCCCAATTTAAAGCTTACCTATAAAAACAGGCAGGGATTCCACTTTGTTATACCACAGAAGAATATTCAAGGAAAGCTTCCAAGCAAGTTCATTCAG GTTGTAAAACATGGGAACAACATTCGTTGCTCAAGTTTAGAACTAGCATCT TTGAACGCTAGGAATAAATCTGCAGCCGCAGAATGCTATACAAGAACAGAGGTTTGTCTGGAAG aacTTATGGATGACATTCGTGAGAATGTCTCTGTGTTGACACTGCTTGCTGAGGTCTTGTGTTTGCTGGATAtgattgtaaattcatttgctCATATGATATCAACTAAGCCTGTTGATCGATATACAAGACCAGAATTTACAG agAATGGGCCGTTGGCAATTGATTCTGGTAGACACCCAATCCTGGAGAGCATACACAATGACTTCGTT gccaataatatatttcTGACTGAAGCCTCGAATATGGCGATTGTGATGGGCCCCAATAT GAGTGGAAAGAGTACTTACCTTCAACAAGTGTGTCTCATAGTTATTCTTGCTCAAGTTGGGTGTTATGTTCCTGCTCGTTTCTCAACTGTGAGGGTAGTTGATCGTATGTTTACAAGGATGGGTGCAGTTGATAATCTTGAATCCAACTCTAGCACG TTCATGACGGAGATGAAAGAAACAGCTTTTATCATGCAGAATGTTTCACAAAG GAGTCTGATTGTTATGGATGAACTTGGGAGGGCTACTTCATCATCTGATGGATTTGCAATTGCGTGGAGTTGCTGCGAGCATCTTTTGTCACTTAAAAC GTATACCGTATTTGCCACTCATATGGAGAACATATCGGAATTAGTAACAATGTATCCCAACGTGAAAATTCTTCACTTTGATGTCGAGTTAAAAAACAACCACTTGGACTTCAAG TTTCAACTTAAGGAAGGATCGAAACGCATCCCCCATTATGGCCTTCTCTTAGCAGAAGTGGCAGGATTACCAAGTTCGGTTGTTGAGACAGCCAGAATGATCACATCTAGGATTTCAGAAAAG GAAGTTAAGAGGATGGAAGTCAACTGTTTACAGCATCATTCAATACAAAAGGCATATCATGTTGCACAGCGCTTGCTATGCCTGAAATACTGCAATCAAGATGAGGATACGATTCGGCAAGCTTTGCGTAATCTTAAGGAAAGCTGCATCAAGGAAAAGCTTTTAAGTTGA
- the LOC114375911 gene encoding DNA mismatch repair protein MSH4 isoform X7 yields MEDDGGESSSFVVGIIENRAKEVGLAAFDLRSASLHLSQYIETSSSYQNTKTLLHFYDPIVIIIPPNKLASNSTAGVTELVDRFYGSVKQVMLARGCFDDTKGAILIKNLAAKEPSALGLDTYYKQYYLCLAAAAATLKWTEAEKGVVVTNHSLSVTFNGSFDHMNIDSTSIQNLEIIEPFHSTLLGTSNKKRSLFHMLKTTKTIGGSRLLRANLLQPLKDIETINARLDCLDELMSNEQLFFGLCQILRKFPKETDRVLCHFCFKAKKVTAEALAVDRAKKSQVLVSSVILLKTALDALPLLSKVLKDVKSSLLSNIYKSVCENEKYDLIRKRIGEVIDEDVLHARVPFVACTQQCFAVKAGIDGLLDISRRAFCETSEAIHNLANNYREDFKLPNLKLTYKNRQGFHFVIPQKNIQGKLPSKFIQVVKHGNNIRCSSLELASLNARNKSAAAECYTRTEVCLEELMDDIRENVSVLTLLAEVLCLLDMIVNSFAHMISTKPVDRYTRPEFTENGPLAIDSGRHPILESIHNDFVANNIFLTEASNMAIVMGPNMSGKSTYLQQVCLIVILAQVGCYVPARFSTVRVVDRMFTRMGAVDNLESNSSTFMTEMKETAFIMQNVSQRSLIVMDELGRATSSSDGFAIAWSCCEHLLSLKT; encoded by the exons ATGGAAGACGACGGTGGAGAGAGTTCGAGCTTCGTGGTCGGTATCATCGAAAACAGAGCCAAAGAG GTTGGATTAGCTGCTTTTGATTTGAGGTCAGCTTCACTGCATCTTTCTCAATATATTGAAACTAGCAGCTCATATCAAAACACAAAGACGCTACTGCATTTCTACGATCCCATTGTGATCATTATTCCTCCAAACAAGTTAGCATCCAATTCCACGGCTGGAGTTACAGAATTGGTTGATAGATTTTATGGTTCAGTGAAGCAG GTAATGCTGGCCCGGGGTTGTTTTGATGACACAAAG GGTGCTATCTTAATAAAAAACCTTGCTGCCAAGGAACCTTCAGCACTTGGTTTGGACACTTACTATAAGCAGTATTATCTCTGCCTGGCTGCTGCTGCTGCCACTTTAAAGTG GACGGAAGCAGAAAAAGGGGTTGTTGTTACCAATCACTCATTGTCG GTCACCTTCAATGGATCATTTGATCACATGAATATTGATTCAACAAG CATCCAAAATTTGGAAATTATTGAGCCATTTCATTCTACCCTACTTGGAACAAGCAACAAAAAGAGAAGTTTGTTTCACATGCTCAAGACAACAAAAACTATTGGAGG GAGTAGACTACTCCGTGCCAATCTGTTGCAGCCTCTAAAGGACATTGAGACAATCAATGCTCGTCTTGATTGCCTA GATGAATTGATGAGCAACGAACAACTATTTTTTGGCCTCTGTCAGATTTTGCGTAAATTTCCGAAAGAGACTG ATAGAGTATTATGTCACTTCTGCTTTAAGGCAAAGAAAGTTACAGCTGAGGCCTTGGCAGTTGATCGAGCTAAAAAGAGTCAAGTGCTAGTTTCTAGTGTAATCCTCCTTAAGACTGCCTTGGATGCCCTTCCTTTACTATCTAAG GTTCTTAAGGACGTGAAAAGTTCCCTTCTTTCAAATATCTACAAGTCAGTTTGTGAAAATGAGAAATATGATCTTATTAGGAAAAG GATAGGGGAGGTTATTGATGAAGATGTACTTCATGCACGCGTTCCTTTTGTTGCCTGCACTCAACAATGCTTTGCTGTTAAGGCTGGAATTGATGGCCTCTTGGATATTTCACGAAGAGCATTTTGTGAAACCAGTGAAG CCATCCACAATCTTGCAAACAATTATCGAGAGGATTTTAAGTTGCCCAATTTAAAGCTTACCTATAAAAACAGGCAGGGATTCCACTTTGTTATACCACAGAAGAATATTCAAGGAAAGCTTCCAAGCAAGTTCATTCAG GTTGTAAAACATGGGAACAACATTCGTTGCTCAAGTTTAGAACTAGCATCT TTGAACGCTAGGAATAAATCTGCAGCCGCAGAATGCTATACAAGAACAGAGGTTTGTCTGGAAG aacTTATGGATGACATTCGTGAGAATGTCTCTGTGTTGACACTGCTTGCTGAGGTCTTGTGTTTGCTGGATAtgattgtaaattcatttgctCATATGATATCAACTAAGCCTGTTGATCGATATACAAGACCAGAATTTACAG agAATGGGCCGTTGGCAATTGATTCTGGTAGACACCCAATCCTGGAGAGCATACACAATGACTTCGTT gccaataatatatttcTGACTGAAGCCTCGAATATGGCGATTGTGATGGGCCCCAATAT GAGTGGAAAGAGTACTTACCTTCAACAAGTGTGTCTCATAGTTATTCTTGCTCAAGTTGGGTGTTATGTTCCTGCTCGTTTCTCAACTGTGAGGGTAGTTGATCGTATGTTTACAAGGATGGGTGCAGTTGATAATCTTGAATCCAACTCTAGCACG TTCATGACGGAGATGAAAGAAACAGCTTTTATCATGCAGAATGTTTCACAAAG GAGTCTGATTGTTATGGATGAACTTGGGAGGGCTACTTCATCATCTGATGGATTTGCAATTGCGTGGAGTTGCTGCGAGCATCTTTTGTCACTTAAAACGTAA